The following proteins are co-located in the Hydrogenophaga sp. RAC07 genome:
- a CDS encoding PAS domain-containing hybrid sensor histidine kinase/response regulator: MQPAQSSSDAEEQLHKNQLLLKMAGRAARLGGWSFDAGSEVLTWSDETCEIHGLPGGYQPTLAEGIACYAPAYRAAIAALVSRCLVDGTPFDLEAEMDTADQRRIWVRAIGEPVRDASGSVTGLQGALQDITTQRAHEIERHALATKLSATLHNMSDAFFTLDREWRITFVNEEMTRAVNRKREDMLHQRMWDVFPGTENGLFHRSFQRAVDTGRVSNEVGFYKPLGKWFELRTHPTEDGVAVYFQDVTQKRQDEEQLRLLQACVERMNDIIVVTEAEPVDGLWPRVLYVNEAFERHTGYQPHEIIGKTPRLLQGPRTQRDVLDRIRTHLERWEPVREEVLNYTKNGDEIWLELDIVPITDAEGRYTHWISIERNITERKRAADALRQKENLLKVGGRVGKIGGWTALPTTNAVEWSDEIYAMLDWPRASPPTLGEFLAVFSSGSRAAFKGALNTCATLGTGFDREFQITTCAGELKWVRAVAEPALTEAGHVSGVHGALQDTTVMKQVEERLREQAALLDKAQDAIWVLNLDGTVAFWNRSAERIYGWTVEEVRHRGARELLFNNPSVFDRCQQTVMEQGEWVGEIEHKTQDGKHLLLVSRWTLVRDEAGQPRSILAINTDITHQKLLEQQFLRAQRMESIGTLAGGIAHDLNNVLAPIMMSIELLKGSLPDPDDQAVLKTIAVSARRGADMIKQVLSFARGVEGKRHEVRITDVLRDLDQILSETIPKNISIVSSVAPDLWQVQADPTQLQQVLMNLCVNARDAMPGGGRITISADNLAVDAHYAAMNIEARVGAYVKIEVEDNGAGIPPDIQDRVFDPFFTTKPVGEGTGLGLATTLAIVKSHGGFVRLYSEVDKGTRFRIYLPADPQAEGAQSSPAPSSVPRGNGELIMVVDDEAAIREVTRQTLEAYGYRVVVAANGAEAVALYAQNVQGIALVMTDMMMPVMDGPATVRALRQINPLVKLIGASGISQNGQVARATGAGLHHFLPKPYTADVMLRLIDTVLKT, encoded by the coding sequence ATGCAACCAGCACAGTCCAGCAGCGACGCAGAAGAACAACTTCACAAGAACCAGCTGTTGCTGAAAATGGCGGGCCGGGCGGCGCGGCTGGGCGGGTGGAGCTTTGACGCCGGCTCCGAGGTGCTGACCTGGTCGGACGAAACCTGTGAGATCCACGGCCTCCCCGGCGGATACCAGCCGACACTGGCCGAAGGCATTGCCTGCTACGCGCCGGCCTACCGCGCCGCCATCGCAGCCCTGGTGAGCCGGTGCCTGGTCGATGGCACGCCGTTTGATCTCGAAGCCGAGATGGACACGGCGGACCAGCGGCGCATCTGGGTGCGCGCCATCGGTGAACCGGTGCGCGACGCCAGTGGATCGGTCACGGGCCTCCAGGGCGCCCTGCAGGACATCACGACACAGCGCGCCCACGAGATCGAACGCCATGCGCTGGCCACCAAGCTCAGCGCCACGCTGCACAACATGTCCGACGCCTTCTTCACGCTGGACCGCGAATGGCGCATCACCTTCGTCAATGAAGAGATGACACGCGCGGTGAACCGCAAGCGCGAGGACATGCTGCACCAACGCATGTGGGATGTCTTCCCCGGCACGGAAAACGGCCTGTTCCACCGAAGCTTCCAGCGCGCCGTGGACACCGGACGGGTGTCCAACGAAGTCGGGTTTTACAAGCCACTGGGCAAGTGGTTCGAGTTGCGCACGCACCCCACCGAGGACGGCGTGGCGGTGTACTTCCAGGACGTGACGCAAAAGCGCCAGGACGAGGAACAGCTGCGCCTGCTGCAGGCCTGTGTGGAGCGCATGAACGACATCATCGTGGTCACCGAAGCCGAGCCGGTGGACGGCTTGTGGCCCCGGGTGCTCTACGTGAACGAAGCCTTCGAGCGGCACACCGGCTACCAGCCGCACGAGATCATCGGCAAGACCCCGCGCCTGCTGCAGGGCCCGCGCACGCAGCGCGATGTGCTGGACCGCATCCGCACCCACCTGGAGCGCTGGGAGCCGGTGCGGGAAGAGGTGCTCAACTACACCAAGAACGGCGACGAGATCTGGCTGGAACTGGACATCGTTCCCATCACCGATGCCGAGGGCCGGTACACGCACTGGATTTCGATCGAACGCAACATCACCGAACGCAAGCGTGCGGCCGATGCGCTGCGCCAGAAGGAGAACCTGCTCAAGGTGGGAGGCCGCGTCGGCAAGATCGGCGGCTGGACCGCCCTGCCCACCACCAACGCGGTGGAGTGGTCCGACGAGATCTACGCCATGCTGGACTGGCCCCGCGCCTCGCCACCCACGCTGGGCGAGTTCCTCGCGGTCTTTTCTTCCGGTTCACGAGCGGCATTCAAGGGAGCGTTGAACACGTGTGCGACGCTCGGCACGGGCTTCGACCGCGAGTTCCAGATCACCACATGCGCCGGCGAGCTGAAATGGGTGCGCGCAGTCGCAGAGCCCGCGCTGACCGAAGCGGGCCACGTGAGCGGCGTACACGGCGCGCTGCAGGACACGACGGTGATGAAGCAGGTGGAAGAACGCCTGCGCGAACAGGCTGCGCTGCTGGACAAGGCGCAAGACGCCATCTGGGTGCTCAACCTGGACGGAACGGTGGCGTTCTGGAACCGCAGCGCCGAACGCATCTACGGCTGGACGGTGGAGGAGGTGCGCCACCGCGGCGCGCGCGAGCTGCTGTTCAACAACCCCAGCGTGTTCGACCGCTGCCAGCAGACGGTGATGGAACAGGGCGAATGGGTGGGCGAGATCGAGCACAAGACGCAGGACGGCAAGCACCTCCTGCTGGTGTCGCGCTGGACGCTGGTGCGGGACGAAGCGGGACAACCGCGCTCTATCCTGGCCATCAACACCGACATCACGCACCAGAAGCTGCTGGAACAGCAATTCCTGCGTGCGCAGCGCATGGAGAGCATCGGCACGCTGGCCGGCGGCATTGCGCACGACCTGAACAACGTGCTGGCGCCGATCATGATGTCGATCGAACTGCTCAAGGGCTCACTGCCCGACCCGGACGACCAGGCGGTGCTCAAGACCATCGCGGTGAGTGCCCGGCGCGGCGCCGACATGATCAAGCAGGTGCTCTCGTTCGCGCGGGGGGTCGAGGGCAAACGGCACGAGGTGCGCATCACCGACGTGTTGCGCGATCTCGACCAGATCCTGAGCGAGACCATCCCCAAGAACATCTCCATCGTCTCCAGTGTGGCGCCCGACCTCTGGCAGGTGCAGGCCGACCCGACCCAATTGCAGCAGGTGCTGATGAACCTGTGCGTGAATGCCCGGGACGCGATGCCGGGCGGCGGGCGCATCACCATCTCGGCAGACAACCTGGCGGTGGACGCGCACTACGCGGCCATGAACATCGAAGCCCGCGTGGGCGCCTACGTGAAGATCGAGGTGGAAGACAACGGCGCGGGCATCCCGCCCGACATCCAGGACCGCGTGTTCGACCCGTTCTTCACCACCAAGCCGGTGGGCGAAGGCACCGGCCTGGGGCTGGCCACCACCCTGGCCATCGTCAAGAGCCACGGCGGCTTTGTGCGCCTGTACAGCGAGGTCGACAAGGGCACACGCTTTCGCATCTACCTGCCCGCCGATCCCCAGGCCGAGGGCGCGCAGAGCAGCCCGGCGCCCAGCTCCGTGCCGCGGGGCAACGGCGAACTCATCATGGTGGTGGACGACGAGGCGGCCATCCGGGAGGTGACCCGCCAGACACTGGAGGCCTACGGTTACCGGGTGGTGGTGGCCGCCAACGGCGCCGAGGCCGTGGCACTGTATGCGCAGAACGTGCAGGGAATCGCGCTGGTGATGACCGACATGATGATGCCGGTGATGGACGGGCCGGCGACCGTGCGGGCGTTGCGGCAGATCAACCCCCTGGTCAAACTCATCGGAGCCAGCGGCATCTCGCAAAACGGTCAGGTGGCGCGGGCCACGGGCGCAGGCCTGCACCACTTTCTGCCCAAGCCCTACACCGCCGACGTGATGCTCCGGCTGATCGACACGGTCTTGAAGACTTGA
- the egtD gene encoding L-histidine N(alpha)-methyltransferase, with protein MTIQTSAPPFIQLHHEDQAALRAELVAGLLHTPANISPKFLYDALGSRLFDAITELPEYYPTRTETSIFQRHGADMARVVPGGSILLDLGAGSCAKAARLFPVLRPSAYVAIDISVEYLRDTLQQLQQQHPSLAMLGLGMDFSSRFALGAEVADWLADGPGAQAPRVVFYPGSSIGNFNPAEALVLLRQAHAVCRSGGEGGGLLIGVDRVKPRAVLEPAYDDALGVTAAFNRNLLLNVNRVLGADFAPAAWQHVGLFNTARSRIEMHLEAGTEQTVRWPGGQRVFAAGERLHTESSYKWEPEDFEAVLQDAGFGPARHWSDPKGWFSVFWAPA; from the coding sequence ATGACCATTCAGACCTCTGCACCGCCCTTCATCCAGTTGCACCACGAGGACCAGGCTGCCTTGCGTGCCGAGCTGGTGGCCGGGCTGCTGCACACGCCCGCGAACATTTCGCCCAAGTTTTTGTACGACGCACTCGGCTCGCGCCTGTTCGACGCCATCACTGAGCTGCCCGAGTACTACCCCACGCGCACCGAAACATCGATCTTCCAGCGGCATGGCGCCGACATGGCCCGCGTGGTGCCCGGCGGATCGATCCTGCTCGACCTGGGCGCGGGCAGCTGCGCCAAGGCCGCGCGCCTGTTCCCGGTGCTGCGGCCGTCGGCCTACGTGGCCATCGACATTTCGGTGGAGTACTTGCGCGACACCTTGCAGCAGCTGCAGCAGCAGCATCCTTCGCTGGCCATGCTGGGCCTGGGCATGGATTTTTCAAGCCGCTTCGCGCTCGGCGCCGAGGTGGCCGACTGGCTGGCCGATGGACCGGGCGCACAGGCGCCGCGCGTGGTCTTCTACCCCGGCTCCAGCATCGGCAACTTCAACCCCGCCGAGGCGCTGGTTCTGCTCAGGCAGGCGCACGCGGTGTGCCGCTCGGGCGGAGAGGGCGGCGGCCTGTTGATCGGTGTGGATCGTGTCAAACCGCGCGCCGTGCTGGAGCCTGCCTACGACGACGCGCTGGGTGTCACGGCCGCCTTCAACCGCAACCTGCTGCTCAATGTGAACCGTGTGCTGGGGGCCGACTTCGCACCCGCCGCGTGGCAGCACGTGGGGTTGTTCAACACGGCGCGCTCGCGAATTGAAATGCACCTGGAAGCCGGCACGGAGCAGACCGTGCGCTGGCCCGGCGGACAGCGCGTGTTTGCCGCCGGCGAACGCCTGCACACCGAGAGTTCGTACAAGTGGGAGCCCGAGGACTTTGAAGCGGTGCTGCAGGACGCCGGCTTCGGCCCCGCGCGCCACTGGAGCGACCCGAAGGGTTGGTTCAGCGTGTTCTGGGCACCGGCCTGA
- a CDS encoding putative selenate ABC transporter substrate-binding protein yields MLTNTPRTLRALFTCAVLAVSAAAHAQAVFRVTTIPEEAATEQIRKFTPLASYLEKQLGVKVEFTPVSDYPAAVEALVNKKVDLVWFGGFTFVQANIRSGGKVVPLAQREEDTKFQSVFIAKTDSGIKTLADMKGKQVSFGSQSSTSGHLMPRSFLLAANIEPEKDFRRIAYSGAHDATIASVVSGKVDAAALDITVWKKFVAENKVDTKAVDVFFTTPGYFNYNWSVHADTPVAMQQKIKAALIGLSPANPEHAEILKLNRATRYIETKPENYKGLEAAARSAGLL; encoded by the coding sequence ATGCTCACAAACACCCCCCGCACCCTGCGCGCACTCTTCACCTGCGCCGTGCTCGCCGTCTCTGCCGCTGCCCACGCACAAGCCGTGTTCCGCGTCACCACCATCCCCGAAGAAGCCGCCACCGAGCAGATCCGCAAGTTCACGCCGCTGGCCTCCTACCTCGAAAAGCAACTGGGCGTGAAGGTCGAGTTCACCCCGGTGAGCGACTACCCGGCCGCCGTGGAAGCGCTGGTCAACAAGAAGGTTGATCTGGTGTGGTTCGGCGGTTTCACCTTTGTGCAGGCCAACATCCGCTCGGGTGGCAAGGTCGTGCCGCTGGCGCAGCGCGAGGAAGACACCAAGTTCCAGTCGGTCTTCATTGCCAAGACCGATTCGGGCATCAAGACCCTGGCCGACATGAAGGGCAAGCAGGTCTCGTTCGGCTCGCAGAGCAGCACCTCGGGCCACCTGATGCCGCGCAGCTTCCTGCTGGCCGCCAACATCGAACCTGAAAAGGACTTCCGCCGCATCGCCTACAGCGGCGCACACGACGCCACCATCGCCTCGGTGGTGAGCGGCAAGGTCGACGCCGCCGCGCTCGACATCACGGTCTGGAAAAAATTCGTCGCCGAAAACAAGGTCGACACCAAGGCCGTCGACGTGTTCTTCACCACGCCCGGTTACTTCAACTACAACTGGTCGGTGCACGCCGACACCCCGGTGGCGATGCAGCAGAAGATCAAGGCTGCACTCATCGGCCTGTCGCCCGCCAACCCCGAGCACGCCGAGATCCTCAAGCTCAACCGCGCCACGCGCTACATCGAAACCAAGCCCGAGAACTACAAGGGCCTGGAAGCCGCTGCGCGCAGCGCCGGCCTGCTCTGA